TGAATTCTTTGATGGGAGATAAGTTCAGAGATACGAAGAAAGGTCATCGAACACTCAGGACACTTTAAGGGTTCGAATTTTGAGAACGAAAGCAAATTTTCCCCACAATCGCTGCAGTGTTCAGGGTTGTCCTCGTGGCCCCGCTCGGGGAGGGCCAAGTGTGAGGGCTGCCCAAAGCATTTCCCGCTCGGACTGCATGGGTGCTGGCTGGCTGACCCGTGCCTTTTCTCAGGCAAAGCCAGATTTGTTTTCTGACCAAAACATTTACCACAGGCTTTTTTGGCAGCGTGGGTTTTCTGATGCTGTGCCAATCCTGGGAGCCACATGAAACCTCTTCCACATATGCCACAGGTGTAGGGTTTCTCCTTTACATGGATATTCATGTGCCGAGACAGATGTGAGTGCTGGCGGAAGCTGCTGCCGCACTCGGCACACTTATATGGTTTCTCGCCGGTGTGGATTCTCTGGTGTGTTCTCAAGTTGGctctgtgattgaaaatcttcccaCAGTCACCACATTTATACTTTTTCTCTCCTGAATGCATTTTCTGATGCAAAACAAGGTATGAACTATCACTGAAGCTTTGGTCACATTCAGGACACTTGTATGAATTTTTGGCTTCTTCCCCGGGAAATTCAAGAATTTCAGAAAGTGCTCTGGTTCCTAAACACTGAGATAGTTCTATCAAAGGGGTGTGGTTTTCAATGGTAACTAAAAGGCTTATGAACCTCTTCTTGAAAGCAGGAGTTCTACCTGACATTTTCCTTTCAAGGTTTCCAACTCCATGCTCAGAGGAATTTTCTGGGTAATAGACAAGGGGCACAGCAATGGAGTATTTTTCTAGGGCAAGCTCTTCAAGTCCCATAGATTCTAGCCTTAGCTTCTGATTAATCTCAATCTTGCCTTCTTCTCCtgttgataaaaacaaaacaaagcaaaacataaacaCCCTCAAGTAGTACTGGGGAAAGAACAAACTAGTTACACAGAGGACCAGGAAGCTATAGGATGGCTGACAAAACTCAGGCCTGCCCAAAAGCATTAGtctttaatattttcccaaatattcttaatttataaAGCCAATATATCAATCCAAAAGGGATCTTTCCTTCCAAAGCAACAGCCCTATGACTGCCCCAGCTCACTGCCTGGAAAGGGTTTCTGGGCTGCAGGGCAGTGTGTGGAAATCCAGTCTTCAGTGGTTTTGCTGATTCAAGGAGACCAAGTTCAGGAATGCCAAGGCTGCTAGAATTTGACAGCAAAATACCAGAGAAGAGGCAGATGCCCAGGCAGAGAGCTCTGGGCATCTAGATGGGGTCCCCTTAAGACTCTGGCTGCGTACTAGTCTGTAAATGCATCTGAGGAAACTACCCCAGGTCAGGGAAAGAACCACcaaaaaggaatagaaagagCAATCTCCAGAATTCACATAATAGTTCAATAGCTCATGTTCCCACCAGCCAAATTGGAAAGACTCCCTACCACACAGAGCATCAGGCAGTATGCTTAGAAAGACACTGCCTTAGCAGCAGGCCAAATCAGCCCTAGACTAAAGATTGCTCTGAACACACCCTAACAAAGCAAAAAGCAAGCCTTGAAAGGATCATATTGATCCCAAGTAACTTACTGATAAATTAGCACCCTACCCCAAAGtccaaaaattgttttgaaaatacaGCAAAAGCCAGCATACAACAACATAAAACTCACAATGTCCAACATCCAATCAAAACTTACCAGGTAtgtaaagaagcagaaaaatatgaccCGTAACTAGAAGCAAAATCAATCAACAAAAgcagacccagaaatgacacagatgataaaactagtagaaagaatgtttaaagagctattataaatatgcttcACATGTTCAAGAAggtagaggaaaacaaaatgatgaagacagaagtagaaaatataaaatgtgagtTCTGGGAAAGTTCAAATAGTCAACCCTAGTCATGGATAAAATCTACTCAGGCATAGGAATGTTTCTACATTATAGTTCCTCTTAGGTGAGAAAGGCACACCATCCCCTTAGGATTAAAGCGATTTCCAACCTTTAGCAAATAATAGTAACCCATACTAATGGAGTTTCACAAGTAAAATTGTGAATTGACCATAACAAATATCTGGAAAGATTACCAGGTCTTATGCAAAACCACAGTCACTGTATTAGACaggatttttgccttttaaaaaaatttttaattttttttttttaatttatttttatttattatttttggctgtgttgggtcttcgttgctacgtgcggggtttctctagttgtggcgagctggggctactcttcgttgcggtgcgtgggcttctcattgcagtggtttctcttgttgcggagcacgggctctaggcgcgtgggcttcagtagttgtggctcatgggcttcagtagttgtggctcacgggctctagagcacaggctcagtagttgtggcgcatgggcttagttgct
The sequence above is drawn from the Balaenoptera musculus isolate JJ_BM4_2016_0621 chromosome 15, mBalMus1.pri.v3, whole genome shotgun sequence genome and encodes:
- the ZNF597 gene encoding zinc finger protein 597 isoform X2, with product MASTLPTTGAQGPVLFEDLAVYFSQEECVSLHPAQRSCSRDTPQECLEDMALMGEEGKIEINQKLRLESMGLEELALEKYSIAVPLVYYPENSSEHGVGNLERKMSGRTPAFKKRFISLLVTIENHTPLIELSQCLGTRALSEILEFPGEEAKNSYKCPECDQSFSDSSYLVLHQKMHSGEKKYKCGDCGKIFNHRANLRTHQRIHTGEKPYKCAECGSSFRQHSHLSRHMNIHVKEKPYTCGICGRGFMWLPGLAQHQKTHAAKKACGKCFGQKTNLALPEKRHGSASQHPCSPSGKCFGQPSHLALPERGHEDNPEHCSDCGENLLSFSKFEPLKCPECSMTFLRISELISHQRIHRGEKPHKCKPCAESFISDSELACHQKNHTGEPFKCTVCGKSFRLKTHLIVHQQTHAQNTT
- the ZNF597 gene encoding zinc finger protein 597 isoform X1 translates to MVAPSFGLESRLGVAFCCFCLDSVRLPEIFSLGAVSGARPARESAFPRLGRGEESGSDLSRSPCGDLKTLPPLKMASTLPTTGAQGPVLFEDLAVYFSQEECVSLHPAQRSCSRDTPQECLEDMALMGEEGKIEINQKLRLESMGLEELALEKYSIAVPLVYYPENSSEHGVGNLERKMSGRTPAFKKRFISLLVTIENHTPLIELSQCLGTRALSEILEFPGEEAKNSYKCPECDQSFSDSSYLVLHQKMHSGEKKYKCGDCGKIFNHRANLRTHQRIHTGEKPYKCAECGSSFRQHSHLSRHMNIHVKEKPYTCGICGRGFMWLPGLAQHQKTHAAKKACGKCFGQKTNLALPEKRHGSASQHPCSPSGKCFGQPSHLALPERGHEDNPEHCSDCGENLLSFSKFEPLKCPECSMTFLRISELISHQRIHRGEKPHKCKPCAESFISDSELACHQKNHTGEPFKCTVCGKSFRLKTHLIVHQQTHAQNTT